Proteins encoded by one window of Nocardioides euryhalodurans:
- a CDS encoding family 16 glycosylhydrolase, producing the protein MRMSPTRTFRRAGRTAVAVATAAVMALPLAASQAQGEQAQRIPGKKFAAYEYGWYPIHFVDHFEPGKRLSRKWDTHGQGSVHPQNGMLTIVSGGNADVGATLRREAHRYGRWEIRLRGKRFETGNTDFTVAAELIPAGDRSQNCGARNVGLASFRPHSGRARFYSRTLPNDSFHAKKRLNLRNDYWHTYGVELTRKRISWFVDGEVRRTERRPEALSGVPMAFRLQLQAVPGATMNDSRLQVDTVRYFTLKSPNDKSIRAPRATKGSFGGAC; encoded by the coding sequence ATGCGTATGTCCCCCACACGCACGTTCCGACGCGCCGGAAGGACCGCGGTGGCCGTGGCCACGGCAGCGGTGATGGCGCTCCCGCTGGCGGCCTCGCAGGCCCAGGGCGAGCAGGCCCAGCGGATCCCCGGCAAGAAGTTCGCCGCCTACGAGTACGGCTGGTACCCGATCCACTTCGTCGACCACTTCGAGCCGGGCAAGAGGCTCAGCCGGAAGTGGGACACCCACGGCCAGGGCAGCGTGCATCCCCAGAACGGCATGCTCACGATCGTGAGCGGCGGCAACGCCGACGTGGGCGCGACGCTGCGCCGTGAGGCGCACCGCTACGGCCGGTGGGAGATCCGGCTGCGCGGCAAGCGGTTCGAGACCGGCAACACCGACTTCACGGTTGCGGCCGAGCTGATCCCCGCCGGCGACCGCTCCCAGAACTGCGGTGCCCGCAACGTGGGGCTCGCCAGCTTCCGCCCGCACAGCGGCCGCGCCCGGTTCTACTCCCGCACCCTGCCGAACGACTCCTTCCACGCGAAGAAGCGGCTCAACCTCCGCAACGACTACTGGCACACCTACGGCGTGGAGCTGACGCGGAAGCGGATCTCGTGGTTCGTCGACGGTGAGGTGCGCAGGACCGAACGTCGCCCCGAGGCGCTCTCCGGCGTGCCGATGGCGTTCCGCCTGCAGCTGCAGGCGGTCCCGGGCGCGACCATGAACGACAGCCGGCTGCAGGTCGACACGGTCCGCTACTTCACGCTGAAGAGCCCCAACGACAAGTCGATCCGGGCTCCGCGGGCCACCAAGGGCAGCTTCGGCGGCGCCTGCTAG
- a CDS encoding LCP family protein, with the protein MTEPSLPEEGAADAPRRKGSKPRRHTVGKVILAVVLVLGLATGLGTVYFYRHLNGNLTKIDIASTLDNRPDKKKVEGPQEPLNILVMGSDTRDCEGCALDQESGAEASDTTILMHLSADRERAYGVSIPRDSLVDRPECTTESGEKVAGAADAMWNAAFTVGGPTCTVEQFEATTGVFVDHIVVVNFAGFEGMVNAIGGVPVCIPEDIVDPAHGINIPAGTREIEGREALNYVRARYTLGDGSDISRIKRQQAFIAAMAKKVVSAGTLARVDRLVGFLNAATKSLTVDEDLENVIDIARIGVGFQGIGLDNIKFLTVPIAYYPADSENAGRVYWTPPAKKLWEQVAADEPLSPRFTSDAIAAAGAPGGGGNGGGGNGGGGGGGRQPNPEDVARAEQDGLCA; encoded by the coding sequence ATGACTGAGCCCAGCCTGCCCGAGGAGGGTGCTGCTGACGCGCCCCGACGCAAGGGCAGCAAGCCGCGGCGCCACACCGTGGGCAAGGTGATCCTGGCCGTCGTGCTGGTGCTCGGCCTGGCGACCGGGCTCGGAACCGTCTACTTCTACCGCCACCTCAACGGCAACCTCACCAAGATCGACATCGCGAGCACCCTGGACAACCGGCCGGACAAGAAGAAGGTCGAGGGGCCCCAGGAGCCGCTCAACATCCTCGTGATGGGTTCCGACACCCGCGACTGCGAGGGCTGCGCCCTCGACCAGGAGTCCGGCGCGGAGGCCTCCGACACCACGATCCTCATGCACCTCTCGGCGGACCGCGAGCGCGCCTACGGCGTGAGCATCCCGCGCGACTCGCTCGTCGACCGTCCGGAGTGCACCACCGAGTCGGGCGAGAAGGTCGCCGGCGCCGCGGACGCGATGTGGAACGCCGCCTTCACCGTGGGCGGTCCCACCTGCACCGTCGAGCAGTTCGAGGCCACCACCGGGGTCTTCGTCGACCACATCGTCGTCGTCAACTTCGCGGGGTTCGAGGGCATGGTCAACGCGATCGGTGGCGTGCCGGTGTGCATCCCCGAGGACATCGTCGACCCGGCCCACGGCATCAACATCCCCGCCGGCACCCGGGAGATCGAGGGCCGAGAGGCCCTCAACTACGTCCGTGCCCGCTACACGCTGGGCGACGGCTCCGACATCAGCCGGATCAAGCGGCAACAGGCGTTCATCGCCGCGATGGCCAAGAAGGTCGTCTCCGCCGGCACCCTCGCCCGGGTCGACCGCCTGGTCGGCTTCCTCAACGCCGCGACCAAGTCGCTGACCGTCGACGAGGACCTCGAGAACGTCATCGACATCGCGCGCATCGGCGTCGGCTTCCAGGGCATCGGGCTCGACAACATCAAGTTCCTGACGGTCCCGATCGCCTACTACCCCGCGGACTCGGAGAACGCGGGCCGGGTCTACTGGACGCCGCCGGCGAAGAAGCTGTGGGAGCAGGTGGCTGCCGACGAGCCGCTCTCCCCGAGGTTCACGAGCGACGCGATCGCCGCCGCAGGGGCCCCCGGCGGCGGTGGGAACGGCGGTGGCGGCAACGGCGGCGGCGGTGGCGGTGGCCGTCAGCCGAACCCCGAGGACGTCGCCCGGGCCGAGCAGGACGGCCTCTGCGCGTGA
- a CDS encoding serine hydrolase gives MDLGDLLPSDQLRGTSWGVEIRDLTTGRVHAAHRPEVLLRTASLGKVFLLVEVADRLARGLLHPAQLLRRDTVAPVADSGLWQHLRTDTLPLDDVARLVGAVSDNWATNVLLEEVGLAAVQQRARTLAPGGSTLHDRVRDRRTASDAATLSEGCAADWVGVLSALASGRGVGVEVGRTVLGWLSLGVDLSMVASAFALDPLAHAEPDRGLTVVNKTGTDSSLRADVGLVTGPAGTTAYAAICSWDPAGGDPRDAVMATLRGIGGLVRETVTAAGAR, from the coding sequence GTGGACCTCGGCGACCTGCTCCCCTCCGACCAGCTGCGCGGGACCTCGTGGGGCGTCGAGATCCGCGACCTGACGACAGGCCGCGTGCACGCTGCCCACCGGCCCGAGGTCCTGCTGCGCACGGCCAGCCTCGGCAAGGTGTTCCTGCTGGTCGAGGTCGCCGACCGGCTGGCGCGCGGCCTCCTCCACCCCGCGCAGCTGCTGCGACGCGACACCGTCGCGCCCGTGGCCGACTCGGGACTGTGGCAGCACCTGCGCACCGACACCCTCCCCCTCGACGACGTGGCCCGCCTCGTCGGCGCGGTCAGCGACAACTGGGCGACCAACGTGCTGCTGGAGGAGGTCGGGCTGGCCGCGGTGCAGCAGCGGGCCCGGACGCTGGCGCCGGGCGGGTCCACCCTGCACGACCGGGTGCGCGACCGACGTACGGCCTCGGACGCGGCGACCCTGAGCGAGGGCTGTGCCGCCGACTGGGTCGGCGTGCTGTCCGCGCTCGCCTCGGGCCGGGGCGTCGGCGTCGAGGTCGGCCGGACCGTGCTCGGCTGGCTGTCCCTGGGGGTCGACCTCTCGATGGTCGCCTCCGCGTTCGCGCTCGACCCGCTCGCCCACGCCGAGCCCGACCGCGGCCTCACGGTCGTCAACAAGACCGGGACCGACAGCAGCCTGCGGGCCGACGTCGGCCTGGTCACGGGTCCGGCCGGCACCACGGCGTACGCCGCGATCTGCAGCTGGGACCCCGCCGGCGGCGACCCCCGCGACGCGGTCATGGCGACCCTGCGCGGGATCGGGGGCCTGGTCCGCGAGACCGTGACGGCCGCCGGTGCCCGGTGA
- the glp gene encoding gephyrin-like molybdotransferase Glp — translation MADRVSTVEEHLDRILAAIEPLPDFPQPLMETLGLAAAEDVVSTIALPSFDNSAMDGYAVRREDVLTATPDSPVHLPVVGEIGAGQARLLALSPGTAAKIMTGAPMPTGADAVVPYEWTDRGVAQVRIAYPPEPGQHVRRAGEDVSEGDLLIEQGTVLGPRHLGLLASIGRATVRSRPRPRVVILSTGSELREPGTSLGPDSIYDGNSWLLAASARRAGAIAYRVGIVPDEPRAFMDALSDQLVRADLVVTSGGVSMGDFDVVKEALAPLRTVWFGPVAMQPGKPQGFGVVGEDETPIFTLPGNPVSAYISFEMFVLPALRRLMGKAPYSRPTTRARLTHPVSSPEGRRQFLRGQYDLGRGGPTVSPVGGPGSHLVGELASANALIVVPEDTTGLPAGEMVQVLVLDEEF, via the coding sequence ATGGCTGACCGCGTCAGCACCGTCGAGGAGCACCTCGACCGGATCCTGGCGGCCATCGAGCCGTTGCCCGACTTCCCGCAGCCACTGATGGAGACCCTCGGGCTCGCCGCCGCCGAGGACGTCGTCTCGACGATCGCGCTGCCGTCCTTCGACAACTCCGCGATGGACGGCTACGCCGTGCGCCGCGAGGACGTGCTCACCGCGACGCCGGACAGCCCGGTCCACCTGCCGGTGGTCGGCGAGATCGGCGCCGGCCAGGCCCGGCTGCTCGCCCTCTCGCCCGGCACAGCCGCCAAGATCATGACCGGCGCCCCGATGCCGACCGGCGCCGACGCGGTGGTCCCGTACGAGTGGACCGACCGCGGCGTCGCGCAGGTCCGCATCGCCTACCCGCCGGAGCCCGGCCAGCACGTCCGGCGGGCCGGCGAGGACGTCAGCGAGGGCGACCTGCTGATCGAGCAGGGCACCGTCCTCGGGCCGCGTCACCTCGGGCTGCTGGCCAGCATCGGCCGCGCCACGGTCCGGTCCCGGCCGCGCCCGCGGGTGGTGATCCTGTCGACCGGCTCGGAGCTGCGCGAGCCCGGTACGTCGCTGGGCCCCGACTCGATCTACGACGGCAACTCCTGGCTGCTCGCCGCCTCGGCCCGTCGGGCCGGGGCGATCGCCTACCGCGTGGGGATCGTCCCCGACGAGCCACGCGCCTTCATGGACGCGCTGAGCGACCAGCTCGTGCGGGCCGACCTGGTCGTGACCAGCGGCGGCGTCTCGATGGGTGACTTCGACGTCGTCAAGGAGGCGCTCGCACCGCTGCGGACCGTCTGGTTCGGGCCGGTCGCGATGCAGCCCGGCAAGCCCCAGGGCTTCGGCGTCGTCGGCGAGGACGAGACCCCGATCTTCACGCTGCCGGGCAACCCGGTGTCGGCCTACATCTCCTTCGAGATGTTCGTGCTGCCGGCCCTGCGCCGGCTGATGGGCAAGGCGCCGTACTCCCGCCCGACCACGCGGGCCCGGCTCACCCACCCGGTCTCCTCGCCGGAGGGGCGGCGCCAGTTCCTGCGCGGCCAGTACGACCTCGGCCGGGGTGGTCCGACGGTCTCGCCGGTGGGTGGCCCCGGGTCGCACCTCGTCGGCGAGCTGGCCAGTGCCAATGCCCTGATCGTCGTGCCCGAGGACACGACCGGCCTGCCGGCCGGCGAGATGGTCCAGGTGCTCGTCCTCGACGAGGAGTTCTGA
- a CDS encoding 5-formyltetrahydrofolate cyclo-ligase, which translates to MPPPQAPRGAAAAAKLALRDQLLAARRRIPLPQLGDDARATARHLLATEEVRRAATVAAYVSVGREPGTSELLELLREAGKRVLVPLVLPDLDLDWATYEGPASLAPARRGLLEPLTPRLGPEAVATADAVLLPGLAVSSAGDRLGQGGGCYDRALGRVPVGTFTCVLLHDGELGVDVPVEPHDRRVTAAVSAAGVVRLG; encoded by the coding sequence GTGCCCCCACCGCAAGCGCCCCGCGGTGCCGCCGCCGCCGCGAAGCTGGCGCTGCGTGACCAGCTGCTCGCCGCCCGGCGCCGGATCCCGCTCCCCCAGCTCGGCGACGACGCCCGCGCGACCGCCCGCCACCTGCTCGCGACCGAGGAGGTACGCCGGGCCGCCACCGTGGCGGCGTACGTCTCCGTCGGGCGCGAGCCCGGCACCTCGGAGCTGCTCGAGCTGCTGCGCGAGGCCGGCAAGCGGGTGCTGGTCCCGTTGGTGCTGCCCGACCTCGACCTCGACTGGGCGACCTACGAGGGGCCCGCCTCGCTGGCCCCGGCTCGCCGCGGGCTGCTCGAGCCGCTGACCCCGCGGCTCGGCCCGGAGGCGGTCGCGACCGCCGACGCCGTGCTGCTTCCCGGACTGGCGGTCTCCTCGGCCGGTGACCGGCTCGGGCAGGGCGGCGGCTGCTACGACCGGGCGCTCGGCCGGGTGCCCGTCGGCACCTTCACCTGCGTGCTGCTCCACGACGGCGAGCTCGGCGTCGACGTGCCGGTCGAGCCGCACGACCGGCGGGTCACCGCGGCCGTGTCGGCCGCGGGGGTCGTCCGGCTGGGGTAG
- a CDS encoding SAF domain-containing protein translates to MSSTTQRIRAALRTLRRAVLRRRRALAALCTAVAVAAGVHAVAAPPPPTTSVLTAARDLPAGAPVAADDVVTVEFAPGTVPAGTVADPVGRTLAGPLREGEPVTDVRLVGEALAAAHPELVTMPVRFPDADLAGLLEVGDRIDLVATDPQGAGARQVASGVLVLATPATTDEPAGTLPGVVVVLGVPATTVTAVSDASVRWFLTYAFAH, encoded by the coding sequence ATGTCCTCGACCACCCAGCGGATCCGCGCGGCCCTGCGCACCCTGCGGCGCGCCGTCCTGCGTCGGCGCCGGGCGTTGGCAGCCCTCTGCACGGCGGTGGCCGTCGCGGCCGGGGTGCACGCGGTCGCCGCTCCCCCGCCGCCCACGACGAGCGTGCTGACCGCGGCGCGTGACCTGCCCGCAGGTGCACCCGTGGCCGCCGACGACGTGGTGACGGTGGAGTTCGCGCCGGGCACGGTCCCCGCGGGCACGGTCGCCGACCCGGTCGGGCGCACCCTCGCCGGGCCGCTGCGCGAGGGTGAGCCGGTGACCGACGTACGCCTCGTCGGGGAGGCGCTGGCCGCGGCCCACCCCGAGCTGGTGACGATGCCGGTCCGCTTTCCCGACGCCGACCTCGCGGGCCTGCTCGAGGTCGGCGACCGGATCGACCTGGTCGCCACCGACCCCCAGGGCGCGGGCGCCCGCCAGGTCGCGAGCGGCGTCCTGGTGCTGGCCACCCCCGCGACCACCGACGAGCCGGCCGGCACCCTGCCGGGCGTCGTCGTCGTGCTGGGCGTGCCCGCGACCACCGTGACCGCGGTGTCCGACGCGAGCGTGAGGTGGTTCCTCACCTACGCCTTCGCGCACTAG
- a CDS encoding MscL family protein has product MSGFKNFILRGNLVELAVAFIMAAAFAAVVTATVGVIMDLIGKAGGTPDFSNYSPGGVSVGAWLTALISFVIIAAVVYFFIVMPYTKAQEKYFPKEEPGTPDDIALLEEIRDLLANRSTGGTPPTS; this is encoded by the coding sequence ATGTCCGGCTTCAAGAACTTCATCCTCCGCGGCAACCTGGTCGAGCTGGCGGTCGCGTTCATCATGGCGGCGGCCTTCGCTGCCGTCGTCACCGCGACGGTCGGCGTGATCATGGACCTGATCGGGAAGGCCGGCGGCACCCCCGACTTCTCCAACTACTCGCCGGGCGGGGTCTCGGTCGGGGCGTGGCTCACCGCACTGATCTCGTTCGTGATCATCGCCGCGGTCGTCTACTTCTTCATCGTGATGCCCTACACGAAGGCGCAGGAGAAGTACTTCCCCAAGGAGGAGCCCGGCACGCCCGACGACATCGCCCTGCTGGAGGAGATCCGCGACCTGCTCGCCAACCGCTCCACCGGCGGGACGCCGCCGACCAGCTGA
- a CDS encoding FmdB family zinc ribbon protein: protein MPTYQYACTECGHAFEQFQSFSDDALTECPQCSGRLRKLFNAVGVVFKGSGFYRNDSRATTSSPSSTTTTSTSEGSSGSSSTSGSGSGSGDSGSGSGASTKPATTTAG from the coding sequence GTGCCGACCTACCAGTACGCCTGCACCGAGTGCGGCCACGCCTTCGAGCAGTTCCAGAGCTTCAGCGACGACGCGCTGACCGAGTGCCCGCAGTGCAGCGGCCGGCTCCGCAAGCTCTTCAACGCCGTGGGCGTGGTCTTCAAGGGGTCGGGCTTCTACCGCAACGACAGCCGCGCCACGACCTCCTCCCCGTCGAGCACCACGACGACCTCGACGTCCGAGGGCTCGTCCGGCAGCAGCTCGACCTCCGGCTCGGGCTCGGGCTCCGGCGACTCCGGCTCCGGCTCCGGCGCCTCGACGAAGCCGGCGACCACGACCGCCGGCTGA
- a CDS encoding penicillin acylase family protein has translation MTSTDPAASPGHPATPVDPGWPERFRSLPAVVRLSLYVSLSLVAVLVLGLVTATVLVRQPFPETGGELELVGLDADVTVVRDDAGIPQLYGDSVDDLMRAQGFVHAQERFFEMDVRRHTTSGRLSELFGETTVEVDTFVRTLGWREVAEREIALLEPETRTAFEAYADGVNAYLDQTSTGELALEYSVLGLTGLDYEPEPWTTADSLAWLKAMAWDLRGNMTDEIDRVLALSENSPEQVADIFPEYDARRHRPIVTQGAVVDGVFDQAATGGTRLPTRPAYVASDQALDVLAAVRDRVDRLPAFLGKGDGIGSNSWVVSGDHSSTGQPLLANDPHLGVTMPGIWMQMGLHCRTVSADCPLDVSGFTFSGMPGVVIGHNADIAWGMTNLGPDVTDLYLEKVEGDRWRHDGRLRRLETREEVIEVRGGDDVEVTVRSTAHGPLVSDVSTPPYAEVGALADPDHGDPRPTDGYGVSLAWTALQPAPTADAIMALNTAGDWDEFREAASSFAVPSQNLVYADRDGHIGYQAPGRIPIRKSGNDGRVPAEGWRADDDWTGDFVPFQGLPNVLDPEEGFVVTANQQVIGGDYPYFLTDDWDRGYRAQRIRDLIEAEQDLSISEMSELQLDDRNPMAATLVPYLLDVELPDGYLSDGQELLADWDFGQPADSAAAAYYNVVWRNLLELTFHDDLPEEAWPDGGQRWMAAVEGLLREPDDAWWDDRTTEDDVETRDEILAEAQELAREELTRLHARNPESWRWGHLHRLDLEHQTLGQSDNPVVASLFNRGGWEVGGGGAIVDATSWDAREGYGVTAAPSMRMVVSLGDLDDSRWVNLTGVSGHPFHEHYTDQTDLFVDGETLPWPSSREAVEAAADDTLTLVPAEEEG, from the coding sequence ATGACCTCGACCGACCCCGCTGCCAGTCCAGGCCACCCCGCCACCCCGGTCGACCCCGGCTGGCCCGAGCGGTTCCGGTCCCTCCCTGCCGTGGTGAGGCTCTCCCTCTACGTATCGCTGTCGCTGGTCGCCGTCCTGGTGTTGGGCCTGGTGACCGCGACCGTCCTGGTGCGGCAGCCGTTCCCCGAGACCGGGGGCGAGCTCGAGCTCGTGGGGCTCGACGCGGACGTGACCGTGGTCCGCGACGACGCGGGCATCCCGCAGCTCTACGGCGACTCGGTCGACGACCTGATGCGGGCGCAGGGGTTCGTCCACGCCCAGGAGCGCTTCTTCGAGATGGACGTCCGGCGCCACACGACGTCCGGGCGGCTCTCGGAGCTGTTCGGCGAGACCACGGTCGAGGTCGACACGTTCGTGCGGACCCTCGGCTGGCGCGAGGTGGCCGAGCGCGAGATCGCGCTGCTGGAGCCCGAGACCCGGACCGCCTTCGAGGCGTACGCCGACGGCGTCAACGCCTACCTCGACCAGACGAGCACCGGGGAGCTCGCCCTGGAGTACTCCGTGCTCGGGCTCACCGGCCTCGACTACGAGCCCGAGCCGTGGACCACGGCCGACTCCCTGGCCTGGCTCAAGGCGATGGCGTGGGACCTGCGCGGCAACATGACCGACGAGATCGACCGGGTCCTCGCGCTGTCGGAGAACTCGCCCGAGCAGGTTGCCGACATCTTCCCCGAGTACGACGCCCGCCGGCACCGGCCGATCGTCACGCAGGGCGCGGTCGTCGACGGGGTCTTCGACCAGGCCGCGACCGGCGGCACCCGGCTGCCGACGCGGCCGGCTTACGTCGCCTCCGACCAGGCGCTGGACGTGCTGGCGGCCGTGAGGGACCGGGTCGACCGGCTCCCGGCCTTCCTCGGCAAGGGCGACGGGATCGGCTCCAACAGCTGGGTGGTGTCCGGGGACCACTCCTCGACCGGCCAGCCGCTGCTCGCCAACGACCCCCACCTCGGCGTCACCATGCCGGGCATCTGGATGCAGATGGGCCTCCACTGCCGCACCGTCTCGGCCGACTGCCCGCTCGACGTCTCCGGCTTCACCTTCTCCGGGATGCCGGGGGTGGTGATCGGCCACAACGCCGACATCGCCTGGGGCATGACCAACCTCGGTCCCGACGTGACCGACCTCTACCTCGAGAAGGTCGAGGGTGACCGGTGGCGCCACGACGGGCGGCTCCGTCGGCTCGAGACCCGCGAGGAGGTGATCGAGGTCCGGGGCGGCGACGACGTCGAGGTGACCGTCCGGTCCACCGCCCACGGCCCGCTGGTCTCCGACGTGTCCACGCCCCCGTACGCCGAGGTCGGTGCACTGGCCGACCCCGACCACGGCGACCCACGCCCGACCGACGGCTACGGCGTCTCGCTCGCCTGGACGGCCCTGCAGCCCGCGCCGACCGCGGACGCGATCATGGCGCTCAACACCGCCGGCGACTGGGACGAGTTCCGGGAGGCGGCCTCGTCGTTCGCCGTCCCGAGCCAGAACCTCGTCTACGCCGACCGCGACGGCCACATCGGCTACCAGGCGCCCGGCCGGATCCCGATCCGCAAGTCGGGCAACGACGGCCGGGTGCCCGCCGAGGGCTGGCGTGCCGACGACGACTGGACCGGCGACTTCGTCCCCTTCCAGGGCCTGCCCAACGTGCTCGACCCCGAGGAGGGCTTCGTCGTCACCGCCAACCAGCAGGTGATCGGCGGCGACTACCCCTACTTCCTCACCGACGACTGGGACCGGGGCTACCGCGCGCAGCGGATCCGCGACCTGATCGAGGCCGAGCAGGACCTCTCGATCTCGGAGATGTCCGAGCTGCAGCTCGACGACCGCAACCCGATGGCGGCCACGCTGGTGCCGTACCTCCTCGACGTCGAGCTGCCCGACGGCTACCTCTCCGACGGGCAGGAGCTGCTGGCCGACTGGGACTTCGGCCAGCCTGCCGACAGCGCTGCGGCCGCCTACTACAACGTGGTGTGGCGCAACCTGCTGGAGCTGACCTTCCACGACGACCTGCCCGAGGAGGCGTGGCCCGACGGCGGGCAGCGCTGGATGGCGGCGGTGGAGGGCCTGCTGCGTGAGCCCGACGACGCCTGGTGGGACGACCGGACCACCGAGGACGACGTGGAGACCCGCGACGAGATCCTCGCCGAGGCCCAGGAGCTGGCCCGCGAGGAGCTCACCCGGCTCCACGCCCGCAACCCCGAGAGCTGGCGCTGGGGCCACCTGCACCGGCTGGACCTGGAGCACCAGACCCTCGGCCAGTCCGACAACCCGGTCGTGGCATCGCTGTTCAACCGGGGCGGCTGGGAGGTCGGCGGTGGCGGCGCCATCGTCGACGCCACCTCCTGGGACGCCCGCGAGGGGTACGGCGTGACCGCCGCGCCCTCGATGCGGATGGTGGTCAGCCTCGGCGACCTCGACGACTCCCGGTGGGTCAACCTCACCGGCGTCTCGGGACACCCCTTCCACGAGCACTACACCGACCAGACCGACCTCTTCGTCGACGGCGAGACGCTGCCGTGGCCGTCCTCGCGGGAGGCCGTCGAGGCCGCTGCCGACGACACGCTCACGCTGGTGCCGGCGGAGGAGGAGGGCTAG
- a CDS encoding UTP--glucose-1-phosphate uridylyltransferase codes for MGSAGLNRARAKMADAGVDEVAIETFAHYYRLLEHGETGMVPESTIEPLDMESLDDVEVADDDAAEAIRATAVIKLNGGLGTSMGMDRAKSLLCVRKGLSFLDIIARQVLHLRKAYDAPLPLIMMDSFRTSDDTMAALARYEDLPVEGLPLEFLQNKEPKLLVDDLQPVSWPKNPDLEWCPPGHGDLYTALRGTGLLDRLIGAGYRYVFVSNSDNLGAVPDARVAGWFATSGAPFAIEAVRRTASDRKGGHFARRKLDGRIVLRETAQTLPEDQEALADLDRHRYCSTNNLWFDLAAMKQALDVRGGILGLPLIRNVKNVDPGDKKSPEVVQVETAMGAAIEVFDGARTICVGRDRFVPVKTTNDLLVLRSDVYDLGGDYVLDQTAPNVPFVDLDGSHYKLVGEFDKRFPEGAPSLREATRLTVDGDWTFGRGVRVVGEVDLEATAAQRVEAGTVLSDG; via the coding sequence ATGGGTAGTGCTGGGCTGAACAGGGCGCGCGCGAAGATGGCGGATGCCGGCGTGGACGAGGTCGCGATCGAGACCTTCGCCCACTACTACCGGCTGCTCGAGCACGGCGAGACCGGGATGGTGCCCGAGTCGACGATCGAGCCGCTCGACATGGAGTCCCTCGACGACGTCGAGGTGGCCGACGACGACGCCGCGGAGGCGATCCGCGCGACCGCGGTGATCAAGCTGAACGGCGGGCTCGGCACGTCCATGGGCATGGACCGCGCCAAGTCGCTGCTCTGCGTGCGCAAGGGGCTCTCGTTCCTCGACATCATCGCCCGGCAGGTGCTCCACCTCCGCAAGGCCTACGACGCGCCGCTGCCGCTGATCATGATGGACAGCTTCCGGACCAGCGACGACACGATGGCCGCGCTCGCGCGGTACGAGGACCTCCCCGTCGAGGGTCTGCCGCTGGAGTTCCTGCAGAACAAGGAGCCCAAGCTGCTCGTCGACGACCTGCAGCCGGTCTCGTGGCCGAAGAACCCCGACCTCGAGTGGTGCCCGCCCGGCCACGGCGACCTCTACACCGCGCTGCGCGGCACCGGGCTGCTCGACCGGCTCATCGGTGCCGGCTACCGCTACGTCTTCGTCTCCAACTCCGACAACCTCGGTGCGGTGCCCGACGCGCGGGTCGCCGGCTGGTTCGCGACCTCGGGGGCGCCCTTCGCGATCGAGGCGGTCCGGCGTACGGCCTCGGACCGCAAGGGCGGCCACTTCGCGCGGCGCAAGCTCGACGGCCGGATCGTGCTGCGCGAGACCGCGCAGACGCTGCCGGAGGACCAGGAGGCGCTCGCCGACCTCGACCGGCACCGCTACTGCTCCACCAACAACCTGTGGTTCGACCTGGCTGCCATGAAGCAGGCCCTCGACGTGCGCGGGGGGATCCTCGGGCTGCCGCTCATCCGCAACGTCAAGAACGTCGACCCGGGTGACAAGAAGAGCCCGGAGGTGGTCCAGGTCGAGACCGCCATGGGGGCCGCGATCGAGGTGTTCGACGGCGCCCGGACCATCTGCGTCGGCCGCGACCGCTTCGTCCCCGTCAAGACGACCAACGACCTGCTGGTGCTGCGCTCCGACGTCTACGACCTCGGCGGCGACTACGTCCTCGACCAGACCGCGCCCAACGTCCCCTTCGTCGACCTCGACGGCAGCCACTACAAGCTGGTCGGCGAGTTCGACAAGCGCTTCCCCGAGGGTGCGCCCTCGCTGCGCGAGGCGACCCGGCTCACCGTCGACGGCGACTGGACCTTCGGCCGGGGTGTCCGGGTGGTCGGCGAGGTCGACCTCGAGGCCACGGCTGCCCAGCGCGTCGAGGCCGGGACGGTGCTCTCGGATGGCTGA